TTTTTGCGTTGCAGTGACAAAGGATGAAGGGTAGAAGGCAGAAATCACAGTGTGAAGCAGGAGTCTTGACATCAGTGCGCTCGGTGCAAACCCAAAGGTGAGGAACGGGGAAACGGGGGCTGTATTGCATGGGTCGGCTTCGAGCTTATAGTGTGTGTTGGAAAGGGTAAAAGAAACGGTTGTATCAATCAGATCTGGATCAAaaagttctttgttttttatctttttttttttaaataatcttggGTGTTTCgcgttttttttctaaaagccTGGAAATATTGATGGAAGAGGTCACATCGTCGACGTAGAgagatgctaaaaaaaataatagtaataataaaaagttCTTCCTTAGACTTCCTGGCACTCATCTACCCTTAAATCTGGCGTCAATATGGCACAAAATAATCATTTGCACAGGACGATTTGATCAAAATCTGGTAGTGACACAAAATATTTTAGGgtgtttaagacaaaaaaaaaaaaaaaaaaagaaaatgagatatTGGTATGGCTACAGTTAACACGCTATCAAGTAATAAGGGACAGTGACATTACAGGGAGTTAAATCTGCATATTCAATCAACTTTCATCTGTAAATGACAGTTTAGAGGAAGCCCCACCCATATAAATCTATTTCAAAACATCTataacaacataaaaatgtgaagacaaagtttatatatacttatatatatcGAGGCATCTATAAGAAGTAACAGTGAAGACGCATCAGATCATTTTGGCTCTGTAGTTTTCTGTTCTGCATCTTCACTGCTGCTGCCCATGTGTACCTCTCATCTCTATATCTTTATTCAATATGTACTCCGCAAGCAGCGGCTCTTTCCCCAAAACACCAGGAAAGCAGTAGTGCAACAAACTTTTAGCaggatttcattttgttttttttagtttcaaagGAGGTTAATCAAGTAGTTTAGACTTCATAAGATGCAATCCCCGATATGAGCAGGGAGAAGTAGTTTGGACACTTAAAGAAGGAAATATCTTTATTGCTGCTGTCACTACTGATGGTGTGATTAAAAATCCGTCCAGTAGGAAGAGCAGACTTTAGATCTGGACTTTGTGTGCTTGAGAATAAATGTATGGACTGCACCTTTAGACCCTTACACATAGTGGCTTTTCAAGACcaaaacagacagaagacagTGAGGAGGTcacgtgtttgttttttttgttttttttttgcagtctgGATGACAACTATCATGACCCTTGACCTTTCATTGACATTTTCCTTGACCTTTGCAGGTTTCCCTGTGAGGCTATGAGTGAACTAAATAAAAAGGCATTATTGAAAAATAAGGCTACCAGtccgagttttttttttttttttttaaaaaggcaccCAGACTGAGCTACATTCCATCtttgaagacaaaaaacaagaaaataagaGAGACAATGAACTGTTTTAGCTTGCagtaatgtccttttttttttaagtatacgGGCTAAAACAACTCTTTCTATTTTATCTCCCTCTTACACTATTTCACTCtgcaagtttttattttttcttcttaaataaGCTTTTGATTTTGGATGAGGATCGCTTCATTTTCTCTCCATTATCGCTGGAGTCCTGGGAGGAGGTGCTCTGGAGCTTATATTCCCTTCCCACGCTCCGGCCTTCCGAGTCCAGGGAGGTGAGGGACGGGTAGCGCCCCACATTGGGGAGCATGCTGGCGGGAAGCTGGCCGAAGCTGTACGACTTCTCGAGGATGCCGTTGTACACGCCTTTGCCCGTTGGAGAGGTGGCGCTCCCCTGCGAGAAGGTCGCGCTCTGTGACTCAGGGATTATGCGGGTGAGGTCAGGCGAGCCGCTGTGTGCAAACGAGTGGTGCTCCAATGCGGGGGAAGGGGAGGTTGAGGGCGGGCCGGAAGGCGTGGTGGCCGGGGTTGGGGGCAGAGGAGGAGGCGTGGAGTCCCtgagactgctgctgctgctggtgtgggtggaggaggaggtggcagGGGTGGATGCAGGGAGCTCTGTGGTCTGGctgaacagcagcagctcctcgcGGGAGATCTTACGGTACGGGGCGTCGGTGTTGTGCAGCTGCTTTCGGCCcatggaggagctgagggagTCGGTGTCTGAGCTTCCTTCTTGAGCCGGATccctgagaggagaggagacaaagcTCAGTCACAACTCAAACACTGACAGACTACTCAAGGCCAGTCTATGAAAACTGTGTACACATTGAACAACTAAATCAAAGGATCATGGGCCATGTTGTCTTAATCTACTTTAACAGATCTAATGTTTATTTCAGACTCTAACCTATGACTGCTGCGATGAGGACAATTAGCCCTGTACATGGGAACCACAAcacaaccgctaggccatccaGCTCACCACATTTTTAATGTGTTAATCAATAATCTAACAACCCTAAGTAAAGTTGTGCTTAATCAAGCTGTCAAATAAATCTAAGGGTATATAATGAGCGTGCCAACAACAGTGTAgtctgctgtgtctgtctgcacacTGCACAGAGGGCAGTTGGTGGAGGCGGGGTGTCAACAGAGGCATAAAAGCAAATAAGTGAACTTGAGCGAGTGTAAATTACTCTTGTAAGACAGTTCCCAGACTGTGACATTGCTCAGTCTGACTGTAAACAACATGGAGATAGTCTCAGTGACCTCACCTATTGGTTACTGAATGAGAGTTTTGAATCTGAATGATGGCTGAATGatatctcaacctaactttcagtcaacctggTAACAGGTTAGCTTAGGTGAGCCTAAAGCCTCTCGGAAAAACCCTTACCATGCATAACTTGAATCCttcataaaatgaaaatgattacGTTTCAAAAATAGTTtattgtaccaggctgtaaacatgttaatttctgcggTAAAAATTGGCTtatttgaatgggtgtgtatgtgagtactgtggcttttggagccagcctcaagtggacactttaggaactgcagtttttgcactCCTGcgtcatttttcaacacaaccTTTCTGACTGTCATAACACAATAATGTcaaagtaaaatacaataaatgtaaaaaaatgctATATTGGTTATTGGTAAAATATCAGTAATTGGTTAAATTGTTATCTGTATCAGTTTAAAAAATCCTATAAAGGTCAGGCTCAGTTCATGCATCCACCACATAGAAGACGTCACCCAACACCAGAAGGCACCAATCCCCAAGCTGAAAGCATCAGTGTAAatttttttgtataaaacaCCTGTGAGTCCAAACTGTAAAACCATTCCGCGGCGTTCCGGCCACCGCTACATACCCCCTCCTATCCGAGCTGAACATGATATGTTCGTCCTCGGCCTCGGGACGATAGGAGAGGGAAGAGCTGGCCATGGAGAGCAGATCAGGGTCCGGGGACATCAGTGAGGACTGCGGGCTGAGTAGGCTCCGGCGAGAACGGCATAGGCTGCTGCTGCGGGTCAGCGGGGGCCGGATCATCGTGGTTGCTGTGGAATGGAAGAAATGGTGATGCTTTAGTTATTTCTCCAAATATTTAttcagaatttatttttattttcaaaagtaTTCTGAATTTTTTATTAGTGGCTTGGTATGGTCAATAATGTTTTCAGTTAGAATACAGTCAACAAATAAGAGTTATCAAATATGGTGTTCCTCAAGGATCCATTTTAGgacctttaatatttattattaataaaaatggTTTCGCTGCAGAATCAAACACTAGAGTTCTTTTACTTTTAGCAGACAACACCATCctttaaatctgaaatgtagATTTAAATACTGCAATAAGATAATATTGTCAAGAATTCTTAGATTAATTAATATGGTTAAAACATATAAGTTGTCTTTAAATACCAATCAAGAGCTACATGaaattttgtatgtttttattctctttcaTAAAAGCCATTAAGACACCAACAAAAATGCTTTCGTATTTTCCCCATGTgcattcaatatttttttttttttgtttgaaaatgagtttGACTCACTTGTAAACTGTGGAATGATGGGAGGCGTGTCCTCGTCCAGATCGTCCACTCCCCCCGCGATGGGGTACGGAGGCACAGAAACCCGTGGCATGACCACCCAGCTGTGTTCCGAGTAGAGGCTGGCTGTCAGACTCGGTAGCCCTGAGTTGTTGACAACAGGGAAGTTGCAAAGCTTCTCGATCTGCTGCCAGCGGTGCAGCCGCTCCCTCAGGCACGCCGTCACTTCTGACAGGgcttttctgaaataaaaacacatgagtGAGGAAGAATATTCATATAACACCCAGTAAGAAGCTGCCCTGTATTGATGCTTCAGGATTTAGACAGTTTTGGTATACAAGCTGGTGATATTATGATATTGGACTTAATGCAGCCATGCAGATGATTTAactttgttctgtctttttgtaATGTCATCCCTTTTTAGCCTTTAAACCCAAAGGATTTATTTATCTCTGAAAGAGAGCCTGGATTAAACAAGAGGTCTGAATATTTTTACTATATCAGTAAAAAAACGTGTGTTTGTATGTAACATCAAAGCAACATGTGACACACACCTATATGGGTGCAAACTCCAGATACcttaagacaaacaaaaacatgtttaagagGTATCTGTAGCGTTAGGCCAGGAGCAGATGTCATCAGGTGGTACCCAACCATCACTGAGTGTTTGAATACTGCCTGGTCGGTGGGCCGGTAGTGGTGGCCGGATCACTGCCCAATCTGCTCCTGGCTTCCAGCTTCCCTTCACATGTATGGTGTATAAATGTATATAGACATAGCAATATAAACTCGATACAATATTAAGGCTGCTTCACCTATTTTGACTGAAGACTTCCATATTGGTATTCAATGTGAACAATATGACTTTCCTTGTTAAGTGTTCAACAGCTTGCACTTGATTGGTTGTTATAAATCAGTAAACAGACATGACTCAATTTGCTGATCAAGAATAattatttctcctcttttcctgtaatgtaaacattggatgtgtgttgttgttcaCTTACTTTGCTTCTAGTATCTTGTGGTCCACCTCATCCAGCGATGAGCTGTGGGCTACATGAAGAGTTCCAAACAGAGaacttcttttcttctttattttttctgcctgcgttggagaaaacacaaaacatgtcaTAATATTAGTCTTAGTGGCATACACACTTCagtattcatttttttgttttttagatatCGTCCAAGAAAGTTCTTGACTGTAACCTCAGGATTGTTGACAGCTTTAACAGGCACGACTGAAGGTCAAACGTTGAATTAAACCCAAATATGATCAAATGATCTCAGGTATGGACCAGCTCCtggttatgctgctataggcttagactaccgggggaactggcccCTTGAGCtcctatccctctctctctctctctctctctctctctctctctctctctctgtgcattgcTGGTGAGGACtgcctgctgctatggacccccccccccccccccccatagcaGCAGCCTAAAATTTGCTGGGCAAAATgcatttaacaaaagcaaaaaaagagatacaatTTTAGCATCTTtgtccacattaaaaaaaattaatgaacCCTTTAATCATAAAAACcctacttacttacttacttacttattgtagtttattaaaaatattaaatactgTAATAAACATTGTTGTATTCAAACTTTATATTCATATTGGTATTTTATTAAACCCTTATTCAACATTACTTCTACACATTTCTCCATTCTCCAAGAGTTTAACAGAAGATTGCGACTGCTATGGAGGATCCgatactactactactactgcaaCTTCAGCCGGGCTGCACTGCACTGCACTTAAACAACACTGGCCGTCTTTCAGAGTGCAGAGTGAGCTCTCTCTGCAGCCCTGCACAACTATTAATGTTTGTGGTAGTCGTAAACATGATATACAGCTCTAATGACTCAAAAAGATCAGCAAGGCACTTTTACTAGGTTCTAAttcctgcaggtttttttcCTGGTAGTCAG
This portion of the Labrus bergylta chromosome 22, fLabBer1.1, whole genome shotgun sequence genome encodes:
- the stim2b gene encoding stromal interaction molecule 2 isoform X2: MSNMHIVLNVLLRGLVIYAVLGLECTYSNDLASHSSDAANVATTDVCLIVMPPCMGEDDRFSLEALRHIHKQLDDDNDGGIEVNESVEFIIEDMKQQQTNKHSNLHREDQHITVEELWKGWKTSEVHNWTMEDTVQWLTESVELPQYEKNFRDFRVTGNTLPRLAANEPLFMSMQLKILDQRHKQKLNLKALDAVLFGPPLRPQHNWMKDFVLMVSIVIGVGGCWFAYVQNKSSKVHISQMMKDLESLQNAEQSLLDLQSRLEKAQEENRTVAVEKQNLEQKMRDEINGAKTEAHRLRELREGAECELSRLKYAEEELVQVRKALKRAEKEMQSERSVPEALQKWLQLTHEVEVQYYNIKKQNAEFQLYIAKDEAEKIKKKRSSLFGTLHVAHSSSLDEVDHKILEAKKALSEVTACLRERLHRWQQIEKLCNFPVVNNSGLPSLTASLYSEHSWVVMPRVSVPPYPIAGGVDDLDEDTPPIIPQFTTTTMIRPPLTRSSSLCRSRRSLLSPQSSLMSPDPDLLSMASSSLSYRPEAEDEHIMFSSDRRGDPAQEGSSDTDSLSSSMGRKQLHNTDAPYRKISREELLLFSQTTELPASTPATSSSTHTSSSSSLRDSTPPPLPPTPATTPSGPPSTSPSPALEHHSFAHSGSPDLTRIIPESQSATFSQGSATSPTGKGVYNGILEKSYSFGQLPASMLPNVGRYPSLTSLDSEGRSVGREYKLQSTSSQDSSDNGEKMKRSSSKIKSLFKKKK
- the stim2b gene encoding stromal interaction molecule 2 isoform X1, with the protein product MSNMHIVLNVLLRGLVIYAVLGLECTYSNDLASHSSDAANVATTDVCLIVMPPCMGEDDRFSLEALRHIHKQLDDDNDGGIEVNESVEFIIEDMKQQQTNKHSNLHREDQHITVEELWKGWKTSEVHNWTMEDTVQWLTESVELPQYEKNFRDFRVTGNTLPRLAANEPLFMSMQLKILDQRHKQKLNLKALDAVLFGPPLRPQHNWMKDFVLMVSIVIGVGGCWFAYVQNKSSKVHISQMMKDLESLQNAEQSLLDLQSRLEKAQEENRTVAVEKQNLEQKMRDEINGAKTEAHRLRELREGAECELSRLKYAEEELVQVRKALKRAEKEMQSERSVPEALQKWLQLTHEVEVQYYNIKKQNAEFQLYIAKDEAEKIKKKRSSLFGTLHVAHSSSLDEVDHKILEAKKALSEVTACLRERLHRWQQIEKLCNFPVVNNSGLPSLTASLYSEHSWVVMPRVSVPPYPIAGGVDDLDEDTPPIIPQFTTTTMIRPPLTRSSSLCRSRRSLLSPQSSLMSPDPDLLSMASSSLSYRPEAEDEHIMFSSDRRGYVAVAGTPRNGFTVWTHRDPAQEGSSDTDSLSSSMGRKQLHNTDAPYRKISREELLLFSQTTELPASTPATSSSTHTSSSSSLRDSTPPPLPPTPATTPSGPPSTSPSPALEHHSFAHSGSPDLTRIIPESQSATFSQGSATSPTGKGVYNGILEKSYSFGQLPASMLPNVGRYPSLTSLDSEGRSVGREYKLQSTSSQDSSDNGEKMKRSSSKIKSLFKKKK